A genomic segment from Salvia splendens isolate huo1 chromosome 13, SspV2, whole genome shotgun sequence encodes:
- the LOC121760100 gene encoding BEACH domain-containing protein C2-like isoform X2 — protein MPNLLEFMASLSFQVARVLNLIYRLVVQPNTSRAQTFAEAFISCGGMETLLVLLQRETKSGDSDVTQMLTEHDKGLSSAKVDEDNNHGDGKSLERKDLSLQENASEFENFDGSTVSNTERISSTSANPLPKNLGGISYLISAENALNNAYNADKSDGIIVRVVNLLGVLVISGHLKFDSPAPLDVTSNLHGLPEAGGTMFDDKVSLLLFGLQKAFQAAPNRLLTSNAYKALLAASINVSSTEDGLNFHDPGHRFEHLQILLVLLRSLPYASTSLQSQALQDLLILACGHPENRSSLTSMEEWPAWILEILISNYERSGSKNGNPSSLKDVEDFIHNFLIILLEHSMRQKDRWKDIEATIHCAEWLCMVGGSSTGDLRLS, from the exons ATGCCAAATCTTCTGGAATTTATGGCTTCTCTCTCCTTCCAGGTTGCTAGGGTGCTAAATTTGATTTACAGGCTTGTGGTTCAACCGAACACATCGCGGGCTCAAACCTTTGCTGAGGCATTTATATCATGTGGTGGCATGGAGACCCTTCTTGTTCTGTTGCAGCGTGAAACAAAATCTGGAGACAGTGATGTCACACAAATGTTGACTGAACATGATAAAGGTTTATCTTCTGCCAAAGTTGATGAAGATAATAATCATGGTGATGGGAAATCTTTGGAGAGAAAAGATCTTAGTTTACAGGAGAATGCTTCTGAATTTGAGAATTTTGATGGTTCTACTGTATCTAACACTGAGAGGATTTCATCCACATCCGCTAATCCATTACCTAAAAACTTGGGTGGTATAAGTTACTTAATTAGTGCTGAAAATGCACTGAATAATGCGTATAATGCTGACAAAAGTGACGGCATAATCGTACGAGTTGTTAACCTCTTGGGTGTTTTGGTAATATCTGgacatttaaaatttgattcaCCTGCTCCTTTGGATGTGACAAGCAACCTCCATGGTTTGCCTGAGGCAGGAGGTACCATGTTTGATGACAAggtttctcttcttctttttggTCTACAAAAGGCTTTCCAAGCTGCACCTAACCGGCTTTTGACATCCAATGCGTACAAGGCTTTATTGGCTGCCTCA ATAAATGTGTCTTCAACAGAGGATGGTCTAAACTTCCATGATCCAGGGCACCGCTTTGAGCACTTGCAAATCTTGTTGGTTCTTCTTCGTTCGCTTccgtatgcatcaacatcacTGCAAAGTCAAGCACTTCAG GATCTTCTGATTTTGGCTTGCGGTCATCCAGAAAACAGAAGCAGCCTAACAAGCATGGAAGAATGGCCAGCGTGGATCTTGGAGATTCTCATATCTAATTATGAG AGAAGTGGAAGTAAAAATGGTAACCCTTCCAGCTTGAAGGATGTAGAAGATTTCATACATAATTTCTTGATAATATTATTAGAACATTCAATGCGCCAGAAGGACAGATGGAAG GATATTGAAGCTACAATTCATTGTGCAGAATGGCTGTGTATGGTGGGTGGTTCTAGCACTGGAGATCTAAGGCTCAG TTGA
- the LOC121760100 gene encoding BEACH domain-containing protein C2-like isoform X3, protein MPNLLEFMASLSFQVARVLNLIYRLVVQPNTSRAQTFAEAFISCGGMETLLVLLQRETKSGDSDVTQMLTEHDKGLSSAKVDEDNNHGDGKSLERKDLSLQENASEFENFDGSTVSNTERISSTSANPLPKNLGGISYLISAENALNNAYNADKSDGIIVRVVNLLGVLVISGHLKFDSPAPLDVTSNLHGLPEAGGTMFDDKVSLLLFGLQKAFQAAPNRLLTSNAYKALLAASINVSSTEDGLNFHDPGHRFEHLQILLVLLRSLPYASTSLQSQALQDLLILACGHPENRSSLTSMEEWPAWILEILISNYERSGSKNGNPSSLKDVEDFIHNFLIILLEHSMRQKDRWKNGCVWWVVLALEI, encoded by the exons ATGCCAAATCTTCTGGAATTTATGGCTTCTCTCTCCTTCCAGGTTGCTAGGGTGCTAAATTTGATTTACAGGCTTGTGGTTCAACCGAACACATCGCGGGCTCAAACCTTTGCTGAGGCATTTATATCATGTGGTGGCATGGAGACCCTTCTTGTTCTGTTGCAGCGTGAAACAAAATCTGGAGACAGTGATGTCACACAAATGTTGACTGAACATGATAAAGGTTTATCTTCTGCCAAAGTTGATGAAGATAATAATCATGGTGATGGGAAATCTTTGGAGAGAAAAGATCTTAGTTTACAGGAGAATGCTTCTGAATTTGAGAATTTTGATGGTTCTACTGTATCTAACACTGAGAGGATTTCATCCACATCCGCTAATCCATTACCTAAAAACTTGGGTGGTATAAGTTACTTAATTAGTGCTGAAAATGCACTGAATAATGCGTATAATGCTGACAAAAGTGACGGCATAATCGTACGAGTTGTTAACCTCTTGGGTGTTTTGGTAATATCTGgacatttaaaatttgattcaCCTGCTCCTTTGGATGTGACAAGCAACCTCCATGGTTTGCCTGAGGCAGGAGGTACCATGTTTGATGACAAggtttctcttcttctttttggTCTACAAAAGGCTTTCCAAGCTGCACCTAACCGGCTTTTGACATCCAATGCGTACAAGGCTTTATTGGCTGCCTCA ATAAATGTGTCTTCAACAGAGGATGGTCTAAACTTCCATGATCCAGGGCACCGCTTTGAGCACTTGCAAATCTTGTTGGTTCTTCTTCGTTCGCTTccgtatgcatcaacatcacTGCAAAGTCAAGCACTTCAG GATCTTCTGATTTTGGCTTGCGGTCATCCAGAAAACAGAAGCAGCCTAACAAGCATGGAAGAATGGCCAGCGTGGATCTTGGAGATTCTCATATCTAATTATGAG AGAAGTGGAAGTAAAAATGGTAACCCTTCCAGCTTGAAGGATGTAGAAGATTTCATACATAATTTCTTGATAATATTATTAGAACATTCAATGCGCCAGAAGGACAGATGGAAG AATGGCTGTGTATGGTGGGTGGTTCTAGCACTGGAGATCTAA
- the LOC121760100 gene encoding BEACH domain-containing protein C2-like isoform X1: MPNLLEFMASLSFQVARVLNLIYRLVVQPNTSRAQTFAEAFISCGGMETLLVLLQRETKSGDSDVTQMLTEHDKGLSSAKVDEDNNHGDGKSLERKDLSLQENASEFENFDGSTVSNTERISSTSANPLPKNLGGISYLISAENALNNAYNADKSDGIIVRVVNLLGVLVISGHLKFDSPAPLDVTSNLHGLPEAGGTMFDDKVSLLLFGLQKAFQAAPNRLLTSNAYKALLAASINVSSTEDGLNFHDPGHRFEHLQILLVLLRSLPYASTSLQSQALQDLLILACGHPENRSSLTSMEEWPAWILEILISNYERSGSKNGNPSSLKDVEDFIHNFLIILLEHSMRQKDRWKDIEATIHCAEWLCMVGGSSTGDLRLRYCLPKLHFSVFWFIL, encoded by the exons ATGCCAAATCTTCTGGAATTTATGGCTTCTCTCTCCTTCCAGGTTGCTAGGGTGCTAAATTTGATTTACAGGCTTGTGGTTCAACCGAACACATCGCGGGCTCAAACCTTTGCTGAGGCATTTATATCATGTGGTGGCATGGAGACCCTTCTTGTTCTGTTGCAGCGTGAAACAAAATCTGGAGACAGTGATGTCACACAAATGTTGACTGAACATGATAAAGGTTTATCTTCTGCCAAAGTTGATGAAGATAATAATCATGGTGATGGGAAATCTTTGGAGAGAAAAGATCTTAGTTTACAGGAGAATGCTTCTGAATTTGAGAATTTTGATGGTTCTACTGTATCTAACACTGAGAGGATTTCATCCACATCCGCTAATCCATTACCTAAAAACTTGGGTGGTATAAGTTACTTAATTAGTGCTGAAAATGCACTGAATAATGCGTATAATGCTGACAAAAGTGACGGCATAATCGTACGAGTTGTTAACCTCTTGGGTGTTTTGGTAATATCTGgacatttaaaatttgattcaCCTGCTCCTTTGGATGTGACAAGCAACCTCCATGGTTTGCCTGAGGCAGGAGGTACCATGTTTGATGACAAggtttctcttcttctttttggTCTACAAAAGGCTTTCCAAGCTGCACCTAACCGGCTTTTGACATCCAATGCGTACAAGGCTTTATTGGCTGCCTCA ATAAATGTGTCTTCAACAGAGGATGGTCTAAACTTCCATGATCCAGGGCACCGCTTTGAGCACTTGCAAATCTTGTTGGTTCTTCTTCGTTCGCTTccgtatgcatcaacatcacTGCAAAGTCAAGCACTTCAG GATCTTCTGATTTTGGCTTGCGGTCATCCAGAAAACAGAAGCAGCCTAACAAGCATGGAAGAATGGCCAGCGTGGATCTTGGAGATTCTCATATCTAATTATGAG AGAAGTGGAAGTAAAAATGGTAACCCTTCCAGCTTGAAGGATGTAGAAGATTTCATACATAATTTCTTGATAATATTATTAGAACATTCAATGCGCCAGAAGGACAGATGGAAG GATATTGAAGCTACAATTCATTGTGCAGAATGGCTGTGTATGGTGGGTGGTTCTAGCACTGGAGATCTAAGGCTCAGGTATTGCCTGCCCAAATTACATTTTTCAGTATTCTGGTTTATATTGTAG